In one window of Kiloniellales bacterium DNA:
- a CDS encoding TAXI family TRAP transporter solute-binding subunit, with protein sequence MRSTRAALLGALTAILAAGGAAAADIKLPKQLAWTAYGTGSAGYNQSVAIGGALKNELGIDLRVLPGKNDVSRTEPLRQRKVQFSATGVGASFMAQEGAFEFGKKRWGPQRVRMLMANNGSINLAVAVAADTGVKAYKDLKGKRVAWVKGAPALNVNVTAYLAFAGLTWDDVEKVEFGGFGDSWKGMVNGQVDAAFASTNSGKAYELEASPRGIVWPPLPADDSEGWSRLNKIAPFFQPNKATVGAGISEAQPYEGGAYPYPILIAYEDQKDDMVLNMTKAMYELFPAYDGKAPGIGGWALERQNFKWVVPFHPGAIAYYKEIGVWNDELQAHNDDLIRRQDVLAEAWSALDAKGVDDDAWETEWATARRAALEAAGFEPVF encoded by the coding sequence ATGAGATCGACGAGAGCGGCGCTGCTCGGCGCCCTGACAGCAATCCTCGCTGCCGGCGGTGCCGCGGCGGCGGACATCAAGCTGCCGAAGCAGCTCGCCTGGACCGCCTACGGCACAGGCTCGGCCGGCTACAACCAGTCGGTCGCGATCGGCGGCGCGCTCAAGAACGAGCTGGGCATCGACCTGCGGGTGCTGCCGGGCAAGAACGACGTCTCCCGGACCGAGCCGCTGCGCCAACGCAAGGTGCAGTTCTCGGCGACCGGCGTCGGCGCCAGCTTCATGGCCCAGGAGGGCGCCTTCGAGTTCGGCAAGAAGCGCTGGGGGCCGCAGCGGGTCCGCATGCTGATGGCCAATAACGGCAGCATCAACCTGGCCGTCGCGGTCGCCGCCGACACCGGGGTCAAGGCCTACAAGGACCTCAAGGGCAAGCGGGTCGCCTGGGTCAAGGGCGCGCCGGCGCTCAACGTCAACGTCACCGCCTACCTGGCCTTCGCCGGGCTGACCTGGGACGACGTCGAGAAGGTCGAGTTCGGCGGCTTCGGCGACTCCTGGAAGGGCATGGTCAACGGCCAGGTCGACGCCGCCTTCGCCTCGACCAACTCGGGCAAGGCCTACGAGCTGGAGGCCTCGCCGCGGGGCATCGTCTGGCCGCCGCTGCCCGCCGACGACAGCGAAGGCTGGTCGCGGCTCAACAAGATCGCCCCCTTCTTCCAGCCCAACAAGGCCACCGTCGGCGCCGGGATCAGCGAGGCGCAGCCCTACGAGGGCGGCGCCTATCCCTACCCGATCCTGATCGCCTACGAGGACCAGAAGGACGACATGGTCCTCAACATGACCAAGGCCATGTACGAGCTCTTCCCGGCCTACGACGGCAAGGCGCCGGGGATCGGCGGCTGGGCCCTGGAGCGCCAGAACTTCAAGTGGGTGGTGCCCTTTCACCCCGGCGCCATCGCCTACTACAAGGAGATCGGCGTCTGGAACGACGAGCTGCAGGCTCACAACGACGACCTGATCCGCCGGCAGGACGTCCTGGCCGAGGCCTGGTCGGCGCTCGACGCCAAGGGAGTCGACGACGACGCCTGGGAGACGGAATGGGCCACCGCCCGGCGCGCGGCCCTGGAGGCGGCCGGCTTCGAGCCGGTGTTCTGA
- a CDS encoding cysteine dioxygenase, which yields MERKEAREAAVAETVAKVRRIENEQGITRESLAEIRAELLRLAARRELFPPEDFPGPADGKDNRLYTLSMDPDKRFALYLNRGSAQKDTPPHNHTTWAVVVGIAGEERNKIYRPVDDEDGGPALLEVAQEIIVRPGTGVCLLPDDVHSIHMRGEDPKLHLHMYGKAISEMRERMKFDPDTGRREHYPPHPDAR from the coding sequence ATGGAGCGGAAGGAGGCGCGCGAAGCGGCGGTCGCCGAGACCGTCGCCAAGGTGCGACGAATCGAAAACGAGCAGGGCATCACCCGAGAGTCTCTGGCCGAGATCCGCGCGGAACTGCTGCGCCTGGCGGCGCGCCGCGAGCTCTTCCCGCCCGAGGACTTCCCGGGGCCGGCCGACGGCAAGGACAACCGGCTCTACACCCTCTCGATGGACCCGGACAAGCGCTTCGCGCTCTATCTCAACCGGGGCAGCGCCCAGAAGGACACGCCGCCGCACAACCACACCACCTGGGCCGTGGTCGTCGGCATCGCCGGCGAGGAACGCAACAAGATCTACCGGCCCGTCGACGACGAAGACGGCGGTCCCGCGCTCTTGGAGGTGGCGCAGGAAATCATCGTCCGGCCCGGCACCGGGGTCTGCCTGCTGCCCGACGACGTGCACTCGATCCACATGCGCGGCGAGGACCCGAAGCTGCACCTGCACATGTACGGCAAGGCGATCAGCGAAATGCGCGAGCGGATGAAGTTCGATCCGGACACCGGCCGGCGCGAGCACTATCCGCCGCATCCGGACGCCAGGTGA
- a CDS encoding TRAP transporter fused permease subunit has translation MTKTQDGPENARSNQLTGGLRLVFVIATTLAVALSINQLFNLQAFGLVVLEGRYLFLLAGLFLALGFLVFPPYRGAGRASFGLDGALAVLALAVSGYFVWTADLSLEEGWEYAPPEAARWASLVLWLLILEATRRAGGPVIFAIVVFFSLYPVFADRMPGPISGFAQPFWDAIPYHIISSESSFGIPMRAFGNLVIGFIVFGAALQHTGGGAFFNNLALALVGHLRGGPAKVAIFASGLMGSMSGSVISNVLTTGAVSIPAMKRSGFPARYAAGTEACASTGGVLMPPVMGTTAFVMASFLGRPYIEIAVAAAIPSVLYYFGLFVQIDAYAARHDLKGLTRAELPSLRRTLKEGWYYLFVFLLLIVLMLVLRRETWAPFYATGLLLVINQLSPSHRFSLDGFIGLIFAVGRALAELVAVLLGIGLIVGAFSATGLAGTLVNDLIFLAGGSTVMLLIMGAVTAFVFGMGMTVTACYIFLAVVLAPALTEAGLNVLAVHLFILYWGMVSYITPPVALGAFAAASLAGTRALGAGLEAMRLGSIIYFVPFFFVLNPALIGEGPAPDIVLTLIGAVVGIWLIGSGLQGYVAGFGRCREGPAWIAPRALLVAGGLFFAAPGGVLPGLGDLAMAGIGLALALPGLLIIRAKGARPQAA, from the coding sequence ATGACCAAGACCCAGGACGGGCCGGAGAACGCCCGGAGCAACCAGCTGACCGGCGGGCTGCGGCTGGTCTTCGTGATCGCAACCACGCTCGCCGTCGCCCTCTCGATCAACCAGCTCTTCAACCTGCAGGCCTTTGGCCTGGTCGTCCTCGAGGGCCGCTACCTCTTCCTCCTGGCCGGCCTCTTCCTCGCGCTCGGGTTTCTCGTGTTTCCGCCCTACCGCGGCGCCGGCCGGGCCAGCTTCGGGCTCGACGGCGCCCTAGCGGTCCTGGCCCTTGCGGTCAGCGGCTACTTCGTCTGGACCGCCGACCTCAGCCTGGAGGAAGGCTGGGAGTACGCGCCGCCCGAGGCGGCGCGCTGGGCCTCGCTGGTCCTCTGGCTGCTGATCCTCGAGGCGACCCGGCGCGCCGGCGGGCCGGTGATCTTCGCGATCGTCGTCTTCTTCTCGCTCTACCCGGTCTTCGCCGACCGTATGCCCGGCCCGATCTCCGGCTTTGCGCAGCCCTTCTGGGACGCCATTCCCTATCACATCATCTCCTCGGAGAGCTCCTTCGGCATCCCGATGCGGGCCTTCGGCAACCTGGTGATCGGCTTCATCGTCTTCGGCGCGGCGCTGCAGCACACCGGCGGCGGGGCCTTCTTCAACAACCTGGCGCTGGCCCTGGTCGGCCACCTGCGCGGCGGCCCGGCCAAGGTCGCGATCTTCGCCAGCGGCCTGATGGGCTCGATGTCGGGCAGCGTGATCTCCAACGTGCTGACCACCGGCGCGGTCTCGATCCCGGCCATGAAGCGCAGCGGCTTCCCGGCCCGCTACGCCGCCGGGACCGAGGCCTGCGCCTCGACCGGCGGGGTCCTGATGCCGCCGGTCATGGGCACCACCGCCTTCGTCATGGCCTCCTTCCTGGGCCGGCCCTACATCGAGATCGCCGTCGCGGCGGCCATTCCCTCGGTGCTCTACTACTTCGGCCTCTTCGTGCAGATCGACGCCTATGCCGCGCGCCACGACCTCAAGGGGCTGACCCGTGCCGAGCTGCCCTCGCTCCGCCGAACCCTGAAGGAGGGCTGGTACTACCTCTTCGTCTTCCTCCTGCTGATCGTCCTCATGCTGGTCCTGCGGCGCGAGACCTGGGCGCCCTTCTACGCGACCGGCCTGCTCCTGGTCATCAACCAGCTCTCGCCGAGCCACCGCTTCTCCCTCGACGGCTTCATCGGCCTGATCTTCGCGGTCGGCCGGGCGCTCGCCGAGCTGGTTGCGGTGCTGCTCGGCATCGGCCTGATCGTCGGCGCCTTCTCGGCGACCGGGCTGGCCGGGACCCTGGTCAACGACCTGATCTTCCTGGCCGGCGGCTCGACCGTGATGCTATTGATCATGGGCGCGGTCACCGCCTTCGTCTTCGGCATGGGGATGACCGTCACCGCCTGCTACATCTTCCTGGCGGTGGTTCTGGCGCCGGCGCTGACCGAGGCCGGGCTCAACGTCCTGGCGGTCCACCTCTTCATCCTCTACTGGGGCATGGTCTCCTACATCACCCCGCCGGTGGCGCTGGGCGCCTTCGCCGCCGCCTCCCTGGCCGGCACCCGCGCGCTGGGCGCCGGGCTCGAGGCCATGCGCCTGGGCAGCATCATCTACTTCGTCCCCTTCTTCTTCGTCCTCAACCCGGCCCTGATCGGCGAGGGCCCGGCCCCGGACATCGTCCTCACCTTGATCGGCGCGGTGGTCGGGATCTGGCTGATCGGCAGCGGCCTGCAGGGCTACGTCGCCGGCTTCGGCCGTTGCCGCGAGGGCCCGGCCTGGATCGCGCCGCGCGCCCTGCTGGTCGCCGGCGGACTGTTCTTCGCCGCCCCCGGCGGGGTGCTGCCGGGCCTCGGCGATCTCGCCATGGCCGGCATCGGCCTGGCCCTGGCCCTGCCGGGCCTGCTGATCATCCGGGCCAAAGGCGCCCGGCCGCAGGCCGCCTAG